One Spirochaeta cellobiosiphila DSM 17781 DNA window includes the following coding sequences:
- a CDS encoding ABC transporter ATP-binding protein: MKSIMRVENLVKRYPGVDAVKGVSFEIPEGICFGLLGPNGAGKTTTIEMMEGILSPTEGTVFFRDNPIGQRFKENVGIQFQNTALPEFITVKETIEMFRAFYPHPRSLEEIIEICSLQDILDRDNQKLSGGQRQRMLLGLALIPHPEMIFLDEPTTGLDPAARRNFWSLIEKVKAEKTSVLLTTHYMDEAQVLCDQIAIMDHGTILEIDTSEALLDKYFKGALVKVPHQGITIDIPNAEINGDYVEIISNNLDETMKQLLGLNVNLEGLSIHKPNLEDLFIKLTGSSLRT; this comes from the coding sequence ATGAAATCAATAATGCGTGTTGAAAATTTAGTAAAGCGTTATCCCGGTGTGGATGCCGTTAAGGGAGTTAGTTTTGAGATTCCCGAGGGTATTTGTTTTGGTTTATTAGGTCCGAATGGAGCAGGCAAAACAACGACGATTGAAATGATGGAAGGAATACTTAGTCCTACAGAGGGGACTGTATTCTTTAGAGATAATCCTATTGGTCAGAGATTTAAGGAAAATGTGGGAATTCAATTCCAGAATACTGCTCTGCCCGAGTTTATTACGGTCAAAGAAACCATTGAGATGTTTAGAGCCTTCTATCCTCATCCTCGGTCCCTTGAGGAAATCATAGAGATTTGTTCATTGCAGGATATTTTGGATAGGGATAATCAAAAATTATCCGGAGGACAGCGTCAGCGTATGCTTCTTGGTTTAGCTCTTATCCCTCATCCTGAGATGATATTTTTAGATGAGCCCACCACAGGTTTAGATCCTGCCGCCAGACGTAATTTCTGGTCTCTAATCGAAAAGGTAAAAGCGGAAAAAACCTCAGTTCTTTTGACAACTCATTATATGGATGAGGCTCAAGTCCTGTGTGACCAGATAGCCATTATGGACCATGGAACAATATTGGAAATTGATACGTCAGAGGCTCTATTGGATAAGTATTTCAAAGGGGCTCTTGTAAAGGTTCCCCATCAAGGGATAACCATTGATATTCCTAATGCCGAAATCAATGGAGATTATGTGGAAATCATTTCTAATAATTTGGATGAAACCATGAAACAATTGCTGGGCCTCAACGTCAATTTGGAAGGCCTTAGTATTCACAAACCGAATTTAGAAGATCTTTTTATTAAATTAACAGGGTCTTCTTTAAGAACATAA
- a CDS encoding ABC transporter permease has product MKKFYAIFKARTMEYVRDRGSLMWNLAFPFLLVIGFAIAFGRGDDALFKVGVMHGVYSTSSYELDTILDNPAMEVIDYHEPVDVVLRKLQQHQIDLIIDFDNQMYYLNNEANSSFILEPLLEKAYPSFHREQVAGKAVRYVDWLVPGIIAMSMLFSCLYGVGFVIVRYRKNGVLKRLKASPINPFTFVSAQMASRFIIVFLTSVFVFAGTNLFLHFSVVGSYLWLVVVLSLGILCMISMGLIFAARIKNEELAGGLINLVTFPMMIFSGVFFSLEGTPVFIQKAAQFFPLTHFLTATRAVMIDGAGFYQIWPQLLILSIMTLVFLGISSLFFRWE; this is encoded by the coding sequence ATGAAGAAATTTTATGCCATATTCAAGGCACGAACTATGGAATATGTGAGAGATCGCGGCTCCCTTATGTGGAATCTGGCCTTTCCTTTTTTATTGGTAATTGGTTTTGCTATAGCTTTTGGACGAGGTGATGATGCTCTTTTTAAAGTGGGTGTTATGCATGGAGTGTACTCCACCAGTTCCTATGAATTAGATACTATTTTGGATAACCCTGCCATGGAAGTTATTGACTACCATGAACCTGTTGATGTGGTTTTACGAAAATTACAGCAACATCAGATTGATTTAATTATAGACTTTGATAACCAAATGTATTACTTGAATAATGAAGCCAATTCCTCTTTTATTTTGGAACCCCTTTTAGAGAAAGCTTATCCTTCATTTCATAGGGAGCAAGTGGCGGGAAAGGCTGTTCGTTATGTCGATTGGCTAGTGCCGGGAATCATTGCCATGAGTATGCTGTTTAGTTGTCTCTATGGTGTTGGATTTGTTATCGTCCGTTATCGTAAGAATGGTGTTCTTAAACGATTAAAGGCAAGTCCTATTAATCCTTTCACTTTTGTGTCAGCTCAGATGGCAAGCCGTTTTATTATTGTCTTTTTAACATCGGTGTTTGTCTTTGCTGGTACCAATTTATTCCTTCATTTTTCTGTGGTTGGATCTTACCTCTGGCTAGTTGTTGTTTTAAGTCTTGGCATTCTCTGTATGATTTCTATGGGACTTATTTTTGCAGCCCGAATTAAGAATGAAGAATTGGCCGGTGGTCTAATTAATTTGGTGACCTTCCCAATGATGATATTTTCCGGTGTATTCTTCTCCCTGGAAGGAACACCTGTCTTTATTCAGAAAGCGGCGCAATTTTTTCCTTTGACACATTTTCTGACAGCCACCCGTGCCGTCATGATTGACGGCGCAGGTTTCTATCAAATTTGGCCACAACTGCTTATCTTATCAATTATGACCTTGGTTTTCTTAGGAATTTCCTCCCTTTTCTTTCGTTGGGAGTGA
- a CDS encoding M23 family metallopeptidase, whose translation MLKRISVTAVLFTIFTILSVQAQEASFPLDKFVISSNFGYREPVMGGRGEGLKLHRGIDIVGPPNAPIKAVLPGVVVEHWPAPNGYFKGHPTYGGMVVIDHGNGHLSLYAHMKKTFVKEGQKVDAGEVIGIQGATGMATGDHLHFEYLTDPLQFLSSLPTKEKGGNS comes from the coding sequence ATGCTGAAACGAATCAGCGTAACAGCAGTGCTGTTTACTATTTTCACAATTTTGAGCGTTCAAGCTCAGGAAGCATCCTTTCCATTAGACAAATTTGTCATTTCCAGTAATTTTGGCTACAGAGAACCCGTTATGGGAGGAAGAGGAGAAGGATTAAAACTACATAGAGGGATAGATATAGTTGGTCCACCTAATGCCCCTATAAAGGCAGTATTACCAGGAGTTGTAGTGGAACACTGGCCTGCTCCCAATGGGTATTTCAAAGGTCATCCTACTTATGGAGGCATGGTTGTTATTGATCACGGGAATGGACATCTTAGCCTCTATGCCCATATGAAAAAGACCTTCGTTAAAGAAGGTCAAAAAGTTGATGCCGGTGAAGTCATAGGAATACAGGGAGCCACCGGTATGGCTACCGGTGATCACCTGCATTTTGAGTATTTAACAGATCCACTTCAGTTTCTAAGTTCACTCCCAACGAAAGAAAAGGGAGGAAATTCCTAA
- a CDS encoding beta-N-acetylhexosaminidase: MKLIPTPQKWQELNGEFILSAQTRFKGPEIITTLLNEDYPKYLLFQPIIVSEKADIEFRIDSELGINEYQISMSDSQVIIKGDKDLSLLHGYQSFFQILLSHYNYQNGIANIPCVNITDQPKLEWRGMHLDSSRHMQSIAWIKKFIDILALHRFNRFHWHLTDDQGWRIEIDSFPKLNTIAANRHKTRISHQLNDHVTYDTQSYGGYYAKEEIRSVVAHAKKRGIEVVPEVDMPGHMQAAITAYPEWGCQVEPAIVKEDWGISEIILNPCPEVIAAMKIILDEVMELFPFEYIHLGGDEALKTQWEKHEGIQRQMAELGIEDVEELQGWFMTEVSKHLNGKGRKLVAWDEILDGKAPDDCLIMSWQSDKGAAKALSLELPTIINDQRFFYFDHYQGSPDNDPLAFGGFTSCQALYNHDPFLPLGDKQDKILGIQGQIWTEYMRNEQTVERMAFPRVIAFAEKAWHGKAPLTWDDFKVLLKNHFFVLDRIGVNYYHGSLE; encoded by the coding sequence ATGAAATTAATACCAACACCACAAAAGTGGCAAGAATTGAATGGAGAATTTATCCTTTCCGCCCAAACAAGATTTAAAGGGCCAGAGATTATTACTACTCTATTAAATGAAGATTATCCCAAATATCTTTTATTTCAGCCCATTATTGTATCAGAAAAGGCTGATATTGAGTTCAGAATCGATTCCGAATTAGGAATTAATGAATATCAGATAAGTATGTCCGACTCTCAAGTGATTATCAAAGGAGATAAGGATTTATCTCTTCTACATGGCTATCAGTCCTTTTTTCAAATCCTACTATCCCATTATAACTACCAAAATGGCATAGCTAATATTCCTTGTGTTAATATAACGGATCAGCCAAAACTCGAGTGGCGAGGCATGCATCTAGACTCTTCAAGACATATGCAGAGTATTGCCTGGATTAAGAAGTTTATTGACATACTGGCCCTTCATCGTTTTAACCGTTTTCATTGGCATCTTACTGATGATCAGGGTTGGCGCATTGAGATTGATTCCTTTCCCAAACTTAATACGATAGCCGCTAATCGTCATAAAACACGAATTAGCCATCAGCTTAACGATCATGTGACTTATGATACTCAATCATATGGTGGTTACTATGCTAAGGAGGAGATTCGATCAGTAGTGGCTCATGCTAAAAAGAGAGGCATTGAAGTTGTTCCAGAAGTTGATATGCCTGGACATATGCAGGCTGCTATTACTGCTTATCCCGAATGGGGATGTCAAGTAGAACCAGCTATTGTTAAAGAGGATTGGGGGATTAGTGAGATTATTCTTAATCCTTGTCCAGAAGTTATCGCAGCGATGAAGATTATCCTTGATGAAGTTATGGAACTCTTTCCTTTTGAGTATATTCACTTAGGTGGCGATGAAGCTCTTAAGACCCAATGGGAGAAGCATGAGGGGATTCAGAGGCAAATGGCTGAATTAGGCATTGAAGATGTGGAAGAGCTCCAAGGTTGGTTTATGACGGAAGTAAGTAAACATCTTAATGGTAAAGGTCGTAAATTGGTAGCCTGGGATGAAATCCTTGATGGTAAAGCCCCTGATGATTGTTTGATCATGTCCTGGCAAAGTGATAAAGGAGCCGCCAAGGCCTTATCTCTAGAGCTACCTACTATTATTAATGATCAAAGATTCTTTTATTTTGATCATTATCAAGGTTCCCCTGATAATGATCCTCTGGCTTTTGGCGGTTTTACGTCCTGTCAAGCTTTATATAATCATGATCCCTTTCTTCCTTTAGGAGATAAACAAGACAAGATTTTGGGTATTCAAGGTCAGATTTGGACAGAATATATGCGAAATGAACAGACTGTTGAACGAATGGCCTTTCCACGAGTTATTGCCTTTGCGGAAAAAGCCTGGCATGGTAAAGCTCCATTAACATGGGATGATTTTAAAGTCCTGTTAAAAAATCACTTTTTTGTTTTAGATAGGATTGGTGTCAACTACTATCATGGTTCGCTAGAGTAA
- a CDS encoding ABC transporter substrate-binding protein, with the protein MKKYLSITILLLSSLCLWAGGAKEEKSLPVEEVVSINAAALKGPTAFSMIQMFESPGTANFELLPSPDVAVAKLAKGELDVAVLPLNLAAVLYNKGLPYKMVATTGSGVLYLVTSRTDIKDWTDLKGKTVYSLGKGATPELVFNYLLTKHNLEPKKDVELDFSYSQTDLAAALIGGVVDTALIPEPFVTMVTTKNSELKVSLDLQKSWKEVSEEGNTYPMTGLVMKTSLLEHPEVVSSFLLSYSQSVDYVVSHPVEAGKLVEKWKVGVPAAIAAKAIPRLNISLVPAFESKRAVLDYLKVLYDQNPASVGGQIPDEEFFYFEQ; encoded by the coding sequence ATGAAGAAATATTTATCTATTACTATCCTTTTATTAAGTAGCCTTTGCTTATGGGCAGGTGGGGCTAAGGAAGAGAAATCCCTGCCTGTAGAAGAAGTTGTATCAATAAACGCTGCTGCCTTAAAAGGGCCCACAGCTTTTAGTATGATTCAAATGTTCGAATCCCCCGGTACGGCAAACTTTGAGTTATTACCCAGCCCTGATGTCGCTGTTGCCAAATTGGCAAAAGGTGAGTTGGATGTGGCTGTTTTACCTCTTAATCTTGCGGCTGTACTTTACAATAAAGGGCTTCCTTATAAAATGGTAGCGACAACAGGTTCGGGGGTTTTGTACTTGGTTACCTCTCGAACTGATATTAAAGATTGGACAGACTTAAAAGGTAAAACCGTCTATAGTCTCGGCAAAGGGGCTACTCCTGAGCTTGTTTTCAATTATTTATTAACCAAGCATAATCTGGAACCTAAAAAAGATGTTGAACTAGACTTTAGTTATAGCCAAACAGACTTAGCTGCAGCCTTAATCGGCGGTGTAGTAGACACAGCTTTAATTCCTGAACCTTTTGTGACTATGGTTACAACAAAGAATTCAGAACTAAAAGTAAGCTTGGATTTACAGAAATCTTGGAAAGAGGTAAGTGAAGAAGGTAATACCTATCCTATGACTGGGTTAGTTATGAAGACCTCCTTGCTTGAACATCCGGAAGTTGTTTCTTCCTTTCTTCTCTCGTATAGCCAATCAGTTGATTATGTTGTCAGCCATCCGGTAGAAGCTGGTAAACTTGTAGAGAAATGGAAAGTGGGAGTTCCTGCTGCTATAGCAGCAAAGGCTATTCCCCGGCTAAATATCAGTCTGGTACCAGCCTTTGAATCAAAAAGAGCAGTTCTTGATTATTTAAAAGTTCTCTATGATCAAAATCCTGCTAGTGTAGGAGGACAGATTCCTGATGAAGAGTTCTTCTATTTTGAACAATAG
- a CDS encoding ABC transporter permease, which translates to MKSSSILNNRRITFLSWIVLIMGWYVLSFQVHTSLILPSPLAVAKAWFQQASQFDTYVHIFHSLVRLFIAYGLSLLIALPMGFFSGKHEPVQSFFALFIGFVKTTPVLAIVVLAIIWLPSYGVPIFVSLLVMIPLIEGAVRQGVKDMDGKLLEMSHIYGVSRFKQFQCLYLPFLSNYLKTGSLMAIGIGFKAIIAAEVLASPVHGIGTGLWQHKLYLETDHVMAWTIWAVFISLIIDYCFKTGSHKHD; encoded by the coding sequence ATGAAGAGTTCTTCTATTTTGAACAATAGAAGAATAACTTTTCTATCCTGGATTGTTCTGATAATGGGTTGGTATGTCTTGTCCTTTCAAGTACATACCTCCCTTATTTTACCTTCTCCCCTGGCTGTAGCAAAGGCCTGGTTTCAACAGGCTTCCCAATTTGACACTTATGTTCATATTTTTCATTCTCTTGTGAGATTGTTTATTGCTTATGGTTTGTCTTTATTGATAGCTCTCCCAATGGGTTTTTTTTCAGGAAAGCACGAACCTGTACAAAGCTTTTTTGCTCTCTTTATAGGTTTTGTCAAGACAACTCCTGTTTTAGCCATTGTTGTTCTGGCTATTATCTGGCTTCCCTCTTATGGAGTCCCTATTTTTGTATCTCTTTTAGTAATGATACCTCTCATTGAAGGGGCCGTACGACAGGGGGTAAAGGATATGGATGGTAAATTATTAGAGATGTCCCATATCTATGGTGTCTCCCGATTCAAACAATTCCAGTGTCTCTATCTTCCCTTCTTAAGCAATTATCTTAAAACAGGAAGCCTTATGGCTATAGGTATTGGTTTCAAAGCTATTATAGCCGCTGAGGTCCTAGCTAGTCCTGTACATGGTATTGGTACTGGATTATGGCAGCATAAGTTATATCTTGAAACTGATCATGTTATGGCCTGGACTATTTGGGCTGTGTTTATCAGTTTGATTATAGATTATTGTTTTAAAACCGGGAGCCATAAACATGATTAA
- a CDS encoding ATP-binding cassette domain-containing protein: protein MIKINGLSFSYDGINSLFENLNVQFGKEKISVIIGSSGIGKTTLLNLIGGLLKPEKGLITGVQRDKISYLFQEPRLIPWLSVSENINYVLPHKTSIEDLLTRFELSPVRDQKAETLSGGQKQRVAMARAFAYSSSLLLMDEPFQGLDWFLKKELIQYFRSFWDQHRITTLLVTHDIDLALLLGHDIYYINKERDIQCIKSDKPYSIEDISSNSYQKSRRELLGLWN, encoded by the coding sequence ATGATTAAGATTAATGGTCTTTCCTTTTCCTATGATGGAATAAACTCCCTCTTTGAAAACTTAAATGTACAATTTGGAAAGGAAAAAATTTCAGTAATCATCGGTTCTTCAGGAATAGGAAAAACAACATTATTGAATCTAATAGGTGGCTTGTTAAAACCAGAAAAAGGACTTATTACCGGAGTACAAAGGGACAAAATCAGTTATCTGTTTCAAGAACCAAGATTAATTCCCTGGCTTTCTGTTAGTGAGAATATAAACTATGTGCTACCTCATAAAACTTCCATAGAGGATTTACTTACCAGATTTGAACTGAGTCCTGTACGTGATCAGAAAGCAGAAACCCTCTCTGGTGGGCAAAAACAAAGAGTCGCTATGGCAAGGGCTTTTGCTTACTCTTCTTCTTTACTTCTAATGGATGAACCCTTCCAGGGACTAGATTGGTTTCTGAAAAAGGAATTAATACAATACTTCAGATCTTTTTGGGATCAACACAGGATAACCACTTTACTGGTAACTCATGATATAGATCTGGCGCTACTACTGGGGCACGATATTTATTACATAAATAAAGAAAGAGATATTCAATGTATAAAGTCTGATAAACCTTATTCCATTGAAGATATCTCCTCTAATTCATATCAGAAAAGTCGTAGAGAACTGTTAGGTCTCTGGAATTGA
- a CDS encoding LysE/ArgO family amino acid transporter: protein MINEYLTGALTGAGLIIAIGPQNAFVITQGLKKQHSLMVAFLCSLSDVVLIGLGVLGMGRMIQSIPWLLTVATILGSLLLYCYGIRNFISAWKNNNAFHEVEYAQQSIYKTILFTLGITFLNPSVYLDTMIFLGSMSATYEHPGNYYFGLGAMTMSFVWFFGISIGAVLLAPLFKKKRTWQILDIILGILMWVIATKLIFSLDYF, encoded by the coding sequence ATGATTAATGAATACCTAACAGGAGCCCTTACAGGAGCTGGGCTTATTATAGCCATTGGGCCACAGAATGCATTTGTCATTACCCAGGGTCTAAAAAAACAACACAGTTTAATGGTGGCCTTCCTTTGCAGTTTGAGTGATGTTGTGTTAATTGGCTTGGGAGTTCTCGGAATGGGACGAATGATACAAAGTATTCCCTGGTTATTGACCGTTGCGACAATATTAGGATCCCTACTCTTATATTGTTATGGGATTAGAAATTTTATCTCAGCATGGAAAAACAACAATGCCTTTCATGAAGTAGAATATGCCCAACAATCTATCTACAAAACGATCCTTTTTACCTTGGGAATTACCTTTCTCAATCCCTCGGTGTATTTAGACACAATGATATTTTTAGGAAGCATGAGTGCAACCTATGAACATCCTGGAAATTATTACTTTGGATTAGGTGCTATGACCATGTCCTTTGTATGGTTTTTTGGAATATCTATTGGGGCCGTATTACTAGCTCCCTTATTTAAAAAGAAACGAACATGGCAGATACTCGATATTATTCTTGGAATTTTAATGTGGGTCATTGCCACAAAACTTATCTTTTCCCTAGACTATTTTTAG
- a CDS encoding ArgP/LysG family DNA-binding transcriptional regulator has protein sequence MYDYKLLETLLAVVEEGSFEEAGNRLYITQSAVTQRIKLLEELSGQILLSRTQPPTPTESGQVLVEHCRKVNLLEKELNNPLSRNHSLSKIPLAVNSDSIATWFAPVITEYYKRGNAYLEIRREDQDMTQDLLMKGEVMGAISSYSGKIRGCRSWSLGEMVYRFCATRSYVDSYIKGSNISDVVSSIPVLNFSPEDTLILQWLRQTNPKAEPPVLSHYLPSSDGFPHVIGAGSVSGMLTESQFQEYKNQYDLVDLSEDKPIAIPLYWHRWSVESIELNLLTELILKYSEGLK, from the coding sequence ATGTATGACTACAAATTATTGGAAACTCTCCTAGCAGTTGTGGAAGAGGGTAGCTTTGAAGAAGCAGGGAACAGACTTTATATTACTCAATCTGCTGTAACGCAAAGGATTAAACTATTGGAAGAGCTTTCTGGCCAAATCCTTCTATCCAGAACTCAGCCTCCCACTCCTACCGAGTCTGGTCAAGTGTTGGTAGAACATTGTCGTAAGGTTAATTTATTAGAGAAAGAACTAAATAATCCCTTATCGAGGAATCATTCCCTTTCTAAAATCCCTTTGGCGGTCAACTCTGATAGTATAGCCACTTGGTTTGCCCCTGTGATTACTGAATACTACAAAAGAGGAAATGCCTATTTAGAAATAAGGAGAGAAGATCAGGATATGACACAGGATCTCCTTATGAAAGGGGAGGTTATGGGCGCTATCAGTTCCTACAGTGGTAAGATCCGGGGATGTCGTTCCTGGTCATTAGGGGAAATGGTGTATCGTTTCTGTGCCACCAGGTCTTATGTTGACAGCTACATAAAAGGCTCTAATATATCGGATGTTGTTTCCTCTATTCCTGTGCTTAACTTCTCACCTGAAGATACTTTGATTTTGCAATGGTTACGTCAAACTAATCCTAAAGCGGAGCCTCCTGTGTTAAGTCACTATTTACCTTCTTCAGATGGCTTTCCTCATGTCATTGGGGCAGGTTCTGTTAGTGGAATGCTAACGGAAAGTCAATTTCAAGAGTACAAAAATCAGTATGATCTTGTTGATCTGTCAGAAGATAAGCCTATAGCCATTCCTTTATATTGGCATAGATGGTCTGTGGAATCGATAGAGCTTAATTTGTTAACAGAGTTGATATTGAAGTATAGTGAAGGGTTAAAATAA
- a CDS encoding DNA polymerase II: MADTGFIVHRTYLYQDNKPQLVFLGRLNQGQTFAIIINTEQPCFYIRQSQSVLIDIPTQDTEYKTIDGEPVKKCSFPNTQEYDKQVNHLKAMGIRLYESDIAFHDSFLMDKGIKGQISIEGTWIKGDRVDRIYRNPEIKRQEEWPQLSYLVFDIETNPYEDEIWAFSAVLQGPSESKEGVWDSRDLGGEKELLTHFRSLVQEWDPDIITGWNIIDFDLPYVFKRMKKLGVTSDWGRSKEPARYFPSEGKQGPSYQIPGRQVLDGLRAVRSGPDQFDDYKLETVAQAVLGRGKEIEEAGTDKLKKLIDLRTNRKEDFLSYCLEDSRLVRDILEKTGLMALTIRRAALTGISITKAWTSIQAFEFLYGVELHKRAYVLPDYGVDTLPTGDALGGAIITPKAGLYRNVLTFDFKSLYPSIIRSFNIDPLSYLPPYRYPETFPAHKREEFIETPGGQLFSREPAILPEVLTKFHNYREKAKQNEDNIASFVYKIIQNSIYGCLGSPGCRLAGNDLAGAITGFGHYLLNWCKQWFLDQGHPVIYGDTDSVFVHIPEELSPQELYSKGQLLTRQINTDLNIHVKEKFNVQSVLDLEFETIFAHFFLPTLRHSLDLTQGRAKGYAGLPWRKNNDQWNKGKLIIKGMEAVRRDWTRLAKDMQLELLDLLFTEQKQESFASYLKALVKDLKEGLKDEQCQYTKMLRKPVAAYTKSRPPHVQAAALLPPQKQQGLIRYCITTEGPQPVGMGQIDYNHYIEKQLIPIAESIEGVLSFKITPFLDSTGQLDLF; the protein is encoded by the coding sequence ATGGCTGACACAGGATTTATTGTTCACCGAACTTATTTATACCAGGACAACAAGCCTCAATTGGTTTTTTTGGGGCGTTTGAATCAAGGACAAACTTTTGCCATCATCATAAACACAGAACAACCTTGCTTTTATATTCGTCAATCACAGAGTGTTTTAATTGATATCCCCACACAAGATACGGAGTATAAAACAATAGATGGAGAGCCTGTAAAAAAGTGTTCTTTTCCTAATACTCAAGAATATGACAAACAAGTCAATCATTTGAAAGCTATGGGCATCCGTTTATATGAATCAGACATAGCCTTTCATGACTCCTTTCTTATGGATAAAGGAATTAAAGGACAAATATCTATAGAAGGAACCTGGATCAAAGGGGATCGGGTAGATAGAATATACAGAAATCCTGAGATAAAGAGACAGGAGGAATGGCCTCAATTATCTTATCTTGTCTTCGATATAGAAACAAATCCTTATGAAGATGAAATATGGGCTTTTTCAGCAGTACTACAAGGGCCAAGTGAATCCAAAGAAGGGGTATGGGATTCACGTGATCTGGGAGGGGAAAAGGAGTTACTCACACATTTTCGATCCTTGGTCCAAGAGTGGGATCCTGATATTATAACGGGCTGGAACATCATTGATTTTGATCTGCCTTATGTATTTAAGAGAATGAAAAAACTCGGTGTGACTTCTGATTGGGGACGTTCTAAGGAACCAGCCAGGTATTTTCCATCAGAAGGCAAACAAGGTCCCAGCTATCAAATCCCCGGTCGACAAGTTCTGGATGGTTTAAGAGCAGTTCGTTCCGGACCGGATCAATTCGATGATTACAAATTAGAAACAGTAGCTCAAGCCGTCTTGGGGAGAGGGAAAGAAATTGAAGAAGCAGGGACTGATAAGCTCAAAAAACTAATCGATTTAAGAACTAATAGAAAAGAAGACTTCCTATCCTATTGTCTTGAAGATTCTCGTTTAGTCCGGGATATCTTAGAGAAAACAGGCTTAATGGCATTGACCATACGTAGAGCCGCTTTGACAGGAATCTCGATAACAAAAGCATGGACCAGTATTCAAGCTTTTGAGTTTCTCTATGGAGTAGAACTTCATAAGAGAGCTTATGTACTACCCGATTATGGAGTCGATACCCTTCCAACAGGAGATGCTTTAGGGGGGGCCATCATTACCCCAAAAGCAGGTTTATATAGAAACGTTTTGACCTTTGATTTCAAAAGTCTTTACCCGAGTATCATTAGAAGTTTTAATATTGACCCTCTGAGCTATCTGCCGCCGTATCGTTATCCTGAAACTTTTCCTGCACATAAACGGGAAGAGTTTATTGAAACACCAGGGGGGCAATTATTTAGTAGAGAACCGGCCATACTACCAGAAGTTCTGACAAAGTTTCATAATTACAGGGAAAAAGCCAAACAAAATGAAGACAATATTGCCAGCTTTGTATACAAGATTATTCAGAACTCCATATATGGATGTTTAGGAAGTCCTGGATGCCGTTTGGCAGGTAATGATTTAGCAGGAGCCATTACAGGATTCGGTCATTATTTGCTTAATTGGTGTAAGCAATGGTTCCTGGATCAGGGACATCCCGTCATCTATGGAGATACTGATTCAGTGTTTGTCCACATTCCAGAAGAATTATCTCCTCAAGAACTCTATTCCAAAGGACAATTATTAACCAGGCAGATTAATACAGATCTTAATATACATGTCAAAGAAAAGTTTAACGTCCAGAGTGTTTTGGATCTGGAATTTGAAACGATCTTTGCTCACTTTTTTCTTCCAACCTTAAGACATTCCCTGGACCTTACCCAAGGGCGAGCCAAAGGATATGCAGGATTACCTTGGAGAAAGAATAATGACCAATGGAACAAGGGTAAGTTGATCATAAAGGGAATGGAAGCTGTAAGAAGGGATTGGACCAGACTAGCGAAGGATATGCAGCTAGAATTATTAGACCTTTTATTCACCGAACAAAAGCAAGAAAGCTTTGCTTCCTACTTAAAGGCTCTTGTCAAAGATCTAAAAGAAGGTTTGAAGGATGAACAATGTCAGTATACAAAGATGCTAAGAAAACCAGTAGCGGCCTATACAAAGTCGAGACCACCCCATGTTCAGGCCGCAGCCCTTCTACCTCCCCAAAAGCAACAAGGTCTAATACGTTATTGCATCACAACAGAAGGTCCTCAGCCGGTAGGGATGGGACAGATTGACTACAATCATTATATTGAAAAACAACTTATTCCTATAGCTGAAAGTATCGAAGGAGTACTCTCTTTTAAGATCACTCCCTTCCTGGACAGTACGGGACAGTTGGATTTATTTTAA